In Mangrovivirga cuniculi, the following proteins share a genomic window:
- a CDS encoding pyruvate dehydrogenase complex E1 component subunit beta: protein MREIQFREALGEAMSEEMRRDENVFLMGEEVAEYNGAYKVSQGMLDEFGAKRVIDTPITELGFAGIGVGAAMNGLRPIIEFMTFNFSLVAIDQVINSAAKMLYMSGGQVPVPMVFRGPTGNAGQLSAQHSQNFENWYANTPGLKVVVPSNPYDAKGLLKSSIRDDDPVIFMESELMYGDKGEVPEDEYLLPLGVADIKREGDDVTIVSFGKMMKIALEAADELSKDNISAEVIDLRTVRPIDYKKVVESVKKTNRLVVVEEAWPLASISSEIAFHIQHYAFDYLDAPVKRVTNEDIPLGYAPTLIEATLPNVKRTIDAVNAVLYR from the coding sequence ATGAGAGAAATACAGTTCAGAGAAGCACTTGGTGAAGCTATGTCAGAAGAAATGAGAAGAGACGAAAACGTCTTCCTCATGGGTGAAGAAGTAGCTGAATACAATGGTGCTTATAAGGTTAGCCAGGGCATGCTAGATGAATTTGGTGCAAAACGAGTAATCGATACACCAATTACAGAACTTGGATTTGCCGGTATAGGAGTGGGTGCAGCGATGAATGGCCTGAGACCTATAATAGAATTCATGACCTTTAACTTTTCGCTTGTAGCTATCGACCAGGTGATAAACTCTGCAGCTAAGATGCTTTATATGTCAGGTGGCCAGGTACCAGTTCCTATGGTATTCAGAGGACCTACCGGAAATGCAGGCCAACTTTCTGCTCAGCATTCACAAAATTTCGAAAACTGGTATGCAAATACTCCGGGACTCAAAGTTGTAGTTCCATCAAACCCTTATGATGCTAAAGGATTACTAAAATCTTCTATCAGAGATGATGATCCGGTTATCTTTATGGAATCAGAGTTGATGTATGGGGATAAAGGAGAAGTGCCTGAAGACGAGTATTTACTCCCTCTTGGTGTTGCAGACATCAAACGAGAAGGAGATGATGTAACAATTGTTTCTTTTGGTAAAATGATGAAAATAGCTCTTGAAGCAGCTGATGAGTTAAGTAAAGATAATATCTCAGCTGAAGTAATAGACCTTAGAACTGTAAGACCTATCGATTATAAGAAGGTAGTCGAGTCTGTAAAGAAAACAAATAGATTGGTAGTTGTAGAGGAAGCATGGCCTTTGGCTTCTATTTCATCGGAAATTGCTTTCCATATCCAGCATTATGCATTTGATTATCTGGATGCTCCTGTAAAAAGAGTAACCAATGAAGATATTCCTTTAGGATATGCTCCTACTTTAATTGAAGCAACTCTACCAAATGTTAAAAGAACTATTGATGCTGTAAATGCTGTTTTATACAGATAG
- a CDS encoding YbaB/EbfC family nucleoid-associated protein: MFDLGNMMGKIKEAQKKMEEAKAELANIQVKGEAGAGMVIAIVNCQKQVVSIEINESLINPDDREMIQDLTVAAINKAMDQADEEARAHMKSKTEGMIPNIPGLDLDSLMK, encoded by the coding sequence ATGTTTGATTTAGGGAATATGATGGGCAAAATCAAAGAAGCCCAAAAGAAAATGGAAGAGGCAAAAGCAGAACTTGCCAACATTCAGGTAAAAGGTGAAGCGGGGGCAGGAATGGTAATTGCCATCGTAAATTGCCAAAAGCAAGTAGTATCAATTGAGATAAATGAATCCCTTATCAATCCGGATGATAGAGAAATGATCCAGGACCTTACAGTTGCTGCTATTAATAAAGCGATGGATCAAGCTGATGAAGAGGCAAGAGCACATATGAAATCCAAAACAGAGGGAATGATTCCAAATATTCCCGGTCTTGACCTGGATAGCTTAATGAAGTAA
- a CDS encoding tetratricopeptide repeat protein, with amino-acid sequence MTQARKLVFAAAITGMLALSGCSLSQMTKAAKEQQLTVTPNPLEVHADTVEYEMSAVLPVKMLKKGKVYTIKNYYVYGDQEVSVGEVSFRAEDYPNASDEQPRESKTFSFPYDPAMSKGELQVMGVASNPENGKFKETERMTVAPGIITTSKLVEKPFFAAFADHGYNNQEELIPTEINFYFLQGSSVLRSSERRSDRGEYFRGFIAEKNVTRTVTITGSHSPEGPETVNTDLAGNRAEVIEKYYKDQMDRYDYKGAADSINFIIKEVVRDWTPLKDSLANYDGLTEEEKQQVYDIVNGPGVFEEKEDQLHDLPFYRKMFRDVYPQLRFSETEILTVKEKKTDAEISVLAKGISEGNADADTLSMEELLYAATLTPSLDEKEAIYKAAIEKEDNWVAHNNLGAVYLLQARESGDEALVSSAINEAEIANRMEENAPSHIVLAAAYVMQGNNQKAYDVARAVTEMSPSAENQAGLNGVKGALQIMMGEYGPATTSLSNAEENATNLFNKGLAQLLNGETQKAMSSFEDAIAADNDFAKAHYAAAVAAARSNNVDQVVSHLSDAVSADPSLKQKALADLEFAAVAGNAAFTEALK; translated from the coding sequence ATGACTCAAGCGAGAAAACTAGTCTTTGCCGCTGCCATCACAGGAATGTTGGCATTGTCAGGTTGTAGTCTTAGCCAAATGACAAAAGCGGCTAAGGAGCAACAATTGACTGTAACTCCGAATCCATTAGAGGTTCATGCAGATACAGTTGAGTATGAAATGTCCGCAGTTCTTCCTGTTAAGATGCTGAAAAAAGGCAAAGTGTACACCATTAAAAACTATTATGTTTATGGTGATCAGGAAGTAAGTGTAGGAGAGGTTTCATTCAGAGCTGAAGATTATCCTAATGCAAGCGATGAGCAGCCAAGAGAAAGTAAAACATTTTCTTTCCCTTACGACCCTGCAATGAGCAAAGGAGAACTTCAGGTTATGGGCGTTGCTTCAAACCCTGAAAACGGAAAGTTCAAGGAAACTGAAAGAATGACAGTTGCTCCTGGAATAATCACAACATCTAAATTGGTTGAAAAGCCTTTCTTCGCTGCATTTGCGGATCATGGTTATAACAACCAGGAAGAATTAATACCAACAGAAATTAACTTTTACTTCTTACAAGGAAGCTCTGTATTAAGAAGTTCAGAGAGAAGAAGTGACAGAGGTGAATACTTCAGAGGATTCATCGCTGAGAAAAACGTAACACGAACAGTGACAATCACTGGTTCTCACTCTCCAGAAGGTCCTGAAACAGTTAACACTGATCTTGCAGGAAACCGTGCTGAAGTAATCGAAAAGTATTACAAAGATCAAATGGATCGTTACGATTACAAAGGAGCTGCTGACAGCATCAACTTCATCATTAAGGAAGTTGTTCGCGACTGGACTCCATTAAAAGATTCATTAGCAAACTATGATGGTCTTACTGAAGAAGAGAAGCAGCAGGTTTACGACATTGTAAATGGTCCTGGCGTATTCGAAGAAAAAGAAGATCAATTACACGACCTTCCTTTCTACAGAAAAATGTTCAGAGATGTATATCCTCAGTTACGTTTCTCAGAGACTGAAATCTTAACAGTTAAAGAGAAGAAAACTGACGCTGAAATTTCAGTTCTTGCAAAAGGTATTTCAGAAGGAAACGCTGATGCAGATACTCTTTCAATGGAAGAACTACTATATGCAGCTACTTTAACTCCTTCTCTTGATGAGAAAGAAGCTATCTACAAAGCCGCGATTGAAAAAGAAGATAACTGGGTAGCTCACAATAACCTTGGAGCTGTTTATCTACTACAAGCTCGCGAATCAGGTGATGAAGCATTAGTTTCTTCTGCTATCAACGAAGCTGAAATAGCTAACAGAATGGAAGAAAATGCTCCTTCTCACATTGTTCTTGCAGCTGCTTACGTAATGCAGGGTAACAACCAAAAAGCATATGATGTAGCTAGAGCGGTTACTGAAATGAGTCCAAGCGCTGAAAATCAAGCTGGCCTTAACGGTGTTAAAGGAGCTCTTCAAATTATGATGGGAGAGTATGGTCCTGCGACTACTTCTCTATCTAACGCTGAAGAAAATGCTACTAACCTATTCAACAAAGGTTTAGCTCAGCTATTAAACGGCGAGACTCAAAAAGCAATGTCTTCTTTCGAAGATGCAATTGCAGCTGATAACGACTTTGCAAAAGCACATTATGCTGCTGCAGTAGCTGCTGCCAGAAGCAACAACGTTGATCAGGTTGTATCGCACCTTAGTGATGCAGTTTCTGCTGATCCTTCATTGAAGCAAAAGGCTCTTGCAGATCTTGAATTTGCTGCAGTAGCTGGAAACGCTGCTTTTACTGAGGCATTGAAATAA
- a CDS encoding glycosyltransferase family 2 protein — translation MKKTAIAILNYNGLPHLQNYLPGVIKESSDIADIYVIENAGTDGSLEWIREHHPSVKLIELDQNYGFAGGYNRGLQHINNEYLLLLNSDIKVSEGWLVPLVDFLDKNSNTAAVQPKILSLREPQYFEYAGAAGGFMDKLAYPFCRGRIFNHLEKDTGKYNNPTKVFWTSGACMLIRKDVFDKAGGFAEDFFAHMEEIDLCWRIQKLGLDLYCLPQSKVYHLGGGTLQKQSPFKTYLNFRNNLRMIIRNYPGKEWVLIFFLRLLLDAPGAIKISLDSGIKHFWAVIRAHFKVYAEFRNLIKQRHEINSASKSANMTGVLNASLILEHYIKGKSAFEELESKINTK, via the coding sequence ATGAAAAAAACTGCAATTGCAATCCTAAACTATAATGGCCTCCCCCACTTACAAAATTATTTACCGGGAGTAATTAAAGAAAGTTCTGATATAGCCGATATCTATGTAATTGAAAATGCAGGTACTGATGGTTCTTTAGAATGGATCAGGGAACATCATCCATCTGTTAAGCTAATTGAGCTTGATCAGAATTACGGATTTGCAGGCGGCTATAACAGAGGACTTCAGCATATAAATAATGAATACCTTTTACTCCTTAATTCAGATATAAAAGTTTCTGAAGGCTGGTTAGTGCCATTAGTAGATTTTCTTGATAAAAACTCAAATACTGCTGCTGTCCAGCCAAAAATCCTATCACTGCGGGAACCTCAATATTTCGAATACGCAGGTGCTGCAGGTGGCTTTATGGATAAACTGGCCTACCCATTTTGTCGTGGGCGGATTTTCAATCACCTTGAAAAGGATACAGGAAAGTATAATAATCCAACTAAAGTGTTTTGGACTTCAGGAGCCTGCATGCTAATCAGAAAAGATGTTTTTGATAAGGCAGGAGGATTTGCTGAAGATTTTTTCGCTCACATGGAAGAAATTGACCTTTGCTGGAGAATTCAAAAATTAGGACTGGATCTTTATTGCTTACCACAAAGTAAGGTATACCATTTGGGAGGTGGGACTTTACAAAAACAATCCCCATTTAAAACCTATCTTAATTTCAGGAATAATCTTCGGATGATCATACGTAATTATCCTGGAAAAGAATGGGTATTGATATTCTTTTTAAGATTATTATTAGATGCTCCTGGCGCGATTAAAATCTCCTTAGACAGTGGAATTAAGCACTTTTGGGCGGTAATAAGAGCTCATTTTAAAGTCTACGCAGAATTTCGTAACTTGATTAAACAAAGGCATGAAATTAATTCTGCCTCAAAAAGCGCAAATATGACGGGTGTCCTTAATGCCTCATTGATTCTGGAACATTATATAAAAGGTAAAAGTGCTTTTGAGGAACTGGAATCAAAAATTAATACCAAATAG
- a CDS encoding PspC domain-containing protein yields the protein MKTIIFDTMKLKLVDKIQEYFEKRAFGVCSALGDKLGIASSSVRLYFIYASFLTFGSPLILYLVLAWIVNIRKHLRRRNNTIWY from the coding sequence ATGAAAACAATTATATTTGATACTATGAAATTGAAGCTTGTGGATAAAATACAGGAATATTTTGAGAAACGTGCCTTTGGCGTGTGTAGTGCACTGGGCGATAAACTTGGAATTGCTTCTTCAAGTGTACGACTATATTTTATCTATGCCTCCTTTTTAACTTTTGGGTCTCCTTTGATCTTATATCTTGTACTGGCATGGATAGTAAATATTCGTAAACATCTTCGAAGACGGAATAATACTATTTGGTATTAA